A region from the Canis aureus isolate CA01 chromosome 8, VMU_Caureus_v.1.0, whole genome shotgun sequence genome encodes:
- the NME3 gene encoding nucleoside diphosphate kinase 3: LRRPPPPVPRAVRANKGGACVLGCACFECGTREAGTGSAGTGRAGTGSRGGESGDGERGDRQPGTGRGRGGPPPPAAAAIAILCQMPTVLAHLFPAAGEHERTFLAVKPDGGQRRLVGEILRRYERKGFKLVALKLVQASDELLREHYAGLRERPFYGRLVDYMRSGPVVAMVWQGLDVVRASRALIGATDPADAAPGTIRGDFCVEVGKNVIHGSDSVESARREIALWFRGDELLCWEDSAEPAGPSCADARDLGSLSLDNKAVNPPSSRWSGAGTQLRY; encoded by the exons CTCCGGCGGCCGCCGCCGCCTGTGCCCCGAGCTGTGCGTGCAAATAAAGGCGGCGCCTGCGTCCTGGGCTGTGCTTGTTTCGAGTGCGGGACGCGGGAGGCGGGGACGGGGAGCGCCGGGACGGGGAGAGCGGGGACCGGGAGCCGGGGCGGGGAGAGCGGGGACGGGGAGCGCGGGGACCGGCAGCCAGGgaccgggagggggcggggcgggccgccCCCGCCTGCTGCCGCAGCCATAGCCATTCTGTGCCAGATGCCGACGGTGCTCGCTCACCTCTTCCCCGCGG CCGGCGAGCACGAGCGCACCTTCCTGGCCGTGAAGCCCGACGGCGGGCAGCGGCGGCTCGTGGGCGAGATCTTGCGGCGCTATGAGCGCAAGGGCTTCAAGCTGGTGGCGCTGAAGCTGGTGCAG GCCTCGGACGAGCTGCTGCGCGAGCACTACGCCGGGCTGCGCGAGCGCCCCTTCTACGGCCGCCTGGTGGACTACATGCGCTCGGGGCCCGTGGTGGCCAT GGTGTGGCAGGGGCTGGACGTGGTGCGCGCGTCGCGGGCGCTCATCGGGGCCACCGACCCGGCAGACGCGGCGCCCGGCACCATCCGAGGGGACTTCTGCGTGGAGGTTGGCAA GAACGTGATCCACGGCAGCGACTCGGTGGAGAGCGCCCGGCGCGAGATCGCGCTCTGGTTCCGCGGCgacgagctgctgtgctgggagGACAGCGCCGAGCCCGCGGGCCCCTCCTGTGCGGACGCCCGCGACCTGGGCAGCCTTTCCTTGGACAATAAAGCAGTGAATCCTCCGAGCTCCCGCTGGTCTGGGGCAGGGACGCAGCTACGATATTAA
- the MRPS34 gene encoding small ribosomal subunit protein mS34, translated as MARKRVRPRLLAELARRVRALREQRERPRDSQRFALDYDTLTRPHSGRRLPARAWPDVRRESTLPQLLRRLPLFGLGRLVTRKSWLWRHDEPCYWRLTRVRPDYTAQDLEHGRAWGVLTFRGRTEGEPREVAQAMYHDWRLVPKHEEAAFTAPASPPPRDAPRRVPYPPLLRAMILAERRKRGDASIAEPMLSLERAEQPWDYPARPQAKSKGTAV; from the exons ATGGCTCGCAAGAGAGTGCGGCCGCGGCTCCTCGCCGAGCTGGCCCGGCGCGTGCGGGCCCTGCGGGAGCAGCGGGAGCGGCCGCGGGACTCGCAGCGCTTCGCCCTGGACTACGACACGCTGACGCGGCCGCACTCGGGACGCCGGCTACCCGCGCGCGCCTGGCCCGACGTGCGCCGCGAGAGCACCCTGCCGCAGCTGCTCCGCCGCCTGCCGCTCTTCGGCCTGGGCCGCCTGGTGACGCGCAAGTCCTGGCTGTGGCGGCACGACGAGCCGTGCTACTGGCGCCTGACGCGCGTGCGGCCCGACTACACGGCGCAG GACCTGGAGCACGGGCGGGCCTGGGGCGTGCTGACCTTCCGAG GGCGCACTGAGGGCGAGCCCCGGGAGGTCGCGCAGGCCATGTACCACGACTGGCGGCTGGTGCCCAAGCACGAAGAGGCGGCCTTCACCGCGCCCGCGTCCCCGCCGCCCCGGGACGCCCCGCGCCGCGTGCCCTACCCGCCGCTCCTGCGGGCCATGATTCTGGCCGAGCGGCGGAAACGCGGGGACGCGAGCATCGCGGAGCCTATGCTGAGCCTGGAGCGGGCCGAGCAGCCCTGGGACTACCCCGCCAGGCCGCAGGCGAAGAGCAAGGGCACGGCCGTGTAG
- the EME2 gene encoding LOW QUALITY PROTEIN: structure-specific endonuclease subunit EME2 (The sequence of the model RefSeq protein was modified relative to this genomic sequence to represent the inferred CDS: deleted 1 base in 1 codon) — protein MGAPGPRRPEAARRKRPVSRAKASGRGRKCGGRRGRLAGAGTPQQRRGLSRVPAARAALLGDAGVLLEALRALGCERHVEAQRPARSLRWSRAQPDPRPRAATDQVEVLLLLEPEKFCGASRSFCRASSRTCRPAYSMPWACPESSTGLHLAVIGLDAYLQSHQPSSREVRQPEGPAVACAPVALSWPKVEEALVLLQLWAHLDVLLVPSWQELSQHVCTFTKAFAQHPFKQYRESCAFSFCVDGRWTAGEQVARDGTGLRGVWWRQIKQFNRVSPAVADAVVAAFPSPCLLQQAYMACSMEQERLALLADLPVKVGECAAPQRVGPDLSRCIYLFLISTDPEFLLDLGS, from the exons ATGGGGGCGCCGGGTCCGCGCCGGCCGGAAGCCGCCCGCCGGAAGCGCCCGGTGTCCCGCGCTAAGGCGTCCGGGCGCGGCCGGAa gtgcggggggcggcgggggcgcctggcgggggcggggacgcCGCAGCAGCGCAGGGGGCTCAGCCGTGTCCCTGCGGCCCGAGCAGCGCTCCTGGGAGACGCCGGCGTCCTGCTGGAGGCCCTGCGCGCCCTGGGCTGCGAGCGCCACGTCGAGGCCCAGCGGCCCGCGCGCAGCCTCAGGTGGAGCAGAGCGCAGCCGGACCCGCGTCCGCGCGCG GCCACAGACCAGGTGGAGGTGCTGCTGCTCCTGGAGCCAGAGAAGTTCTGCGGGGCATCAAGGAGTTTCTGCAGGGCATCAAGCCGC ACTTGCCGCCCGGCCTACTCCATGCCCTGGGCCTGTCCTGAGAGCTCCACCGGCCTCCACCTGGCTGTCATCGGGCTAGACGCTTACCTGCA GTCTCACCAGCCCAGCAGTCGGGAGGTGCGGCAGCCAGAGGGTCCAGCAGTAGCCTGTGCCCCAGTGGCACTCAGCTGGCCCAAGGTGGAGGAG GCCCTGGTACTCCTGCAGCTCTGGGCACACCTGGACGTGCTGCTGGTGCCCTCCTGGCAGGAGCTGAGTCAGCACGTATGCACCTTCACCAAGGCCTTTGCTCAGCACCCCTTCAA GCAGTACCGGGAGTCCTGCGCCTTTTCCTTCTGCGTGGATGGGCGCTGGACAGCAGGCGAGCAAGTGGCAAGAGATGGCACAGGCCTGCGTGGGGTCTGGTGGCGGCAGATCAAGCAGTTTAACCGGGTCAGCCCAGCCGTGGCCGATGCGGTCGTCgctgccttcccctccccctgccttctgCAGCAG GCATACATGGCCTGCAGCATGGAGCAGGAGCGCCTGGCCCTCCTGGCGGACCTCCCCGTGAAGGTGGGCGAG TGTGCGGCCCCGCAGAGGGTGGGGCCTGACCTCTCCCGTTGCATCTACCTCTTCCTGATCTCCACCGACCCTGAGTTCCTACTGGATCTGGGCTCCTAA
- the SPSB3 gene encoding SPRY domain-containing SOCS box protein 3 isoform X1, whose amino-acid sequence MPGLWLWQGPRTGATTLTGSDSDSDPESSALPPPIPSAVPVTGESFCDCDSQSEASLCGSLHVVHRGKDKDCRCGEEDEHFDWVWDDLNKSSATLLSCDNRKVNFHMEYSCGTAAIRGTKELGEGQHFWEIKMTSPVYGTDMMVGIGTSDVDLDKYHHTFCSLLGRDEDSWGLSYTGLLHHKGDKTSFSSRFGQGSIIGVHLDTWHGTLTFFKNRKCIGVAATKLQNKKFYPMVCSTAAKSSMKVIRSCASITSLQYLCCYRLRQLRPDSGDTLEGLPLPPGLKQVLHHKLGWVLSMSCGRRKPPTPSPKATATPGSPEPRHCQRKRCRRT is encoded by the exons ATGCCCGGGCTGTGGCTCTGGCAGGGACCGCGAACTGGGGCTACGACTCTGACGGGCAG TGACTCTGACTCCGACCCCGAGTCCTCGGCCCTGCCGCCGCCCATCCCCAGCGCCGTGCCTGTGACTGGGGAGTCCTTCTGTGACTGTGACAGCCAGAGCGAAGCCTCCTTGTGCGGCAGCCTGCACGTGGTGCACCGGGGCAAGGACAAGGACTGCCGCTGCGGCGAGGAGGACGAGC ATTTTGACTGGGTATGGGATGACTTGAATAAGTCTTCGGCCACTCTGCTGAGCTGTGACAACCGGAAGGTCAACTTCCACATGGAGTACAGCTGTGGCACCGCGGCCATCAGGGGCACcaaggagctgggggagggccaGCACTTCTGGGAGATCAAGATGACCTCGCCGGTCTACGGCACTGACATG ATGGTGGGCATCGGCACATCAGACGTGGACCTGGACAAGTACCACCACACGTTCTGCAGTCTGCTTGGCAGGGATGAGGACAGCTGGGGCCTCTCCTACACAG ggctTCTCCACCACAAGGGTGACAAGACGAGCTTCTCCTCGAGGTTTGGCCAGGGCTCCATCATTGGCGTGCACCTGGACACCTGGCATGGGACGCTCACCTTCTTTAAGAACAGGAAGTGCATAG gcgtGGCGGCCACCAAGCTGCAGAACAAGAAGTTCTACCCGATGGTGTGCTCCACGGCCGCCAAGAGCAGCATGAAGGTGATCCGCTCGTGCGCTAGCATCACGTCCCTACAGTACCTGTGCTGCTACCGCCTGCGCCAGCTGCGGCCCGACTCCGGGGACACGCTGGAGGGGCTGCCCCTGCCGCCTGGCCTCAAGCAGGTGCTGCACCACAAGCTGGGCTGGGTCCTGAGCATGAGCTGTGGCCGCCGCAAGCCCCCCACGCCCTCCCCCAAGGCCACGGCCACCCCTGGCAGCCCTGAGCCCCGGCACTGCCAGAGGAAGCGCTGCCGACGGACCTAA
- the SPSB3 gene encoding SPRY domain-containing SOCS box protein 3 isoform X2, producing MARRPRSSRAWHFVLSAARRDADARAVALAGTANWGYDSDGQHSDSDSDPESSALPPPIPSAVPVTGESFCDCDSQSEASLCGSLHVVHRGKDKDCRCGEEDEHFDWVWDDLNKSSATLLSCDNRKVNFHMEYSCGTAAIRGTKELGEGQHFWEIKMTSPVYGTDMMVGIGTSDVDLDKYHHTFCSLLGRDEDSWGLSYTGLLHHKGDKTSFSSRFGQGSIIGVHLDTWHGTLTFFKNRKCIGVAATKLQNKKFYPMVCSTAAKSSMKVIRSCASITSLQYLCCYRLRQLRPDSGDTLEGLPLPPGLKQVLHHKLGWVLSMSCGRRKPPTPSPKATATPGSPEPRHCQRKRCRRT from the exons ATGGCCAGGCGCCCTCGGAGCAGCAGAGCTTGGCATTTTGTCCTGAGTGCTGCCCGCCGAGACGCGGATGCCCGGGCTGTGGCTCTGGCAGGGACCGCGAACTGGGGCTACGACTCTGACGGGCAG CACAGTGACTCTGACTCCGACCCCGAGTCCTCGGCCCTGCCGCCGCCCATCCCCAGCGCCGTGCCTGTGACTGGGGAGTCCTTCTGTGACTGTGACAGCCAGAGCGAAGCCTCCTTGTGCGGCAGCCTGCACGTGGTGCACCGGGGCAAGGACAAGGACTGCCGCTGCGGCGAGGAGGACGAGC ATTTTGACTGGGTATGGGATGACTTGAATAAGTCTTCGGCCACTCTGCTGAGCTGTGACAACCGGAAGGTCAACTTCCACATGGAGTACAGCTGTGGCACCGCGGCCATCAGGGGCACcaaggagctgggggagggccaGCACTTCTGGGAGATCAAGATGACCTCGCCGGTCTACGGCACTGACATG ATGGTGGGCATCGGCACATCAGACGTGGACCTGGACAAGTACCACCACACGTTCTGCAGTCTGCTTGGCAGGGATGAGGACAGCTGGGGCCTCTCCTACACAG ggctTCTCCACCACAAGGGTGACAAGACGAGCTTCTCCTCGAGGTTTGGCCAGGGCTCCATCATTGGCGTGCACCTGGACACCTGGCATGGGACGCTCACCTTCTTTAAGAACAGGAAGTGCATAG gcgtGGCGGCCACCAAGCTGCAGAACAAGAAGTTCTACCCGATGGTGTGCTCCACGGCCGCCAAGAGCAGCATGAAGGTGATCCGCTCGTGCGCTAGCATCACGTCCCTACAGTACCTGTGCTGCTACCGCCTGCGCCAGCTGCGGCCCGACTCCGGGGACACGCTGGAGGGGCTGCCCCTGCCGCCTGGCCTCAAGCAGGTGCTGCACCACAAGCTGGGCTGGGTCCTGAGCATGAGCTGTGGCCGCCGCAAGCCCCCCACGCCCTCCCCCAAGGCCACGGCCACCCCTGGCAGCCCTGAGCCCCGGCACTGCCAGAGGAAGCGCTGCCGACGGACCTAA
- the NUBP2 gene encoding cytosolic Fe-S cluster assembly factor NUBP2 isoform X3, whose product MGTAAGPGNLAGVRHILLVLSGKGGVGKSTISAELALALRHAGKKVGILDVDLCGPSIPRMLRAQGRAVHQCDGGWVPVFVDQEQSISLMSVGFLLENPDEAVVWRGPKKNALIKQFVSDVAWGQLDYLVVDTPPGTSDEHMATVDALRPYSPLGALVVTTPQAVSVGDVRRELTFCRKTGLQVLGVVENMSGFVCPHCAECTNVFSRGGGEELATLAGVPFLGSVPLDPELCGSLEEGRDFIRDFPKSSAFPALFSIAQKVLSQAPARLS is encoded by the exons ATGGGTACGGCGGCTG GGCCCGGAAACCTGGCAGGCGTCCGGCACATCCTCCTCGTGCTCTCGGGGAAGGGGGGCGTGGGGAAGAGCACCATCTCCGCGGAGCTGGCCTTGGCCCTGCGCCATGCCGGCAAGAAG GTGGGGATCCTCGACGTGGACCTGTGCGGCCCCAGCATCCCCCGCATGCTGCGGGCACAGGGCAGGGCTGTGCACCAGTGTGACGGCGGCTGGGTACCCGTCTTTGTGGACCAGGAGCAGAGCATCTCCCTCATGTCCGTGGGCTTCCTGCTGGAGAACCCCGACGAGGCCGTGGTGTGGAGGGGCCCCAAGAAGAACG CACTCATAAAGCAGTTCGTGTCTGATGTGGCCTGGGGGCAGCTGGACTACCTGGTCGTGGACACGCCGCCAGGAACCTCTGATGAGCACATGGCCACCGTGGACGCCCTGCGCCCCTACAGTCCCCTGGGGGCCCTCGTGGTCACTACACCCCAG GCGGTGTCGGTGGGGGACGTGAGGCGGGAGCTGACCTTCTGTCGGAAGACAGGGCTGCAGGTGCTCGGGGTCGTGGAGAACATGAGTGGCTTCGTCTGCCCACACTGCGCA GAGTGCACCAACGTCTTCTCCCGAGGAGGCGGGGAGGAGCTGGCCACGCTCGCCGGAGTCCCGTTCCTGG GCTCCGTGCCTCTGGACCCTGAGCTCTGCGGGAGTCTCGAGGAAGGGCGAGACTTCATCAGGGACTTCCCTAAGAGTTCTGCCTTCCCCGCGCTCTTCTCCATAGCCCAGAAGGTTCTGAGCCAGGCACCCGCTCGGCTCTCCTAA
- the NUBP2 gene encoding cytosolic Fe-S cluster assembly factor NUBP2 isoform X2, protein MGPGNLAGVRHILLVLSGKGGVGKSTISAELALALRHAGKKVGILDVDLCGPSIPRMLRAQGRAVHQCDGGWVPVFVDQEQSISLMSVGFLLENPDEAVVWRGPKKNGNAAVCLPASPSCPRGTHKSMRESCGSCAPSAPGFSALIKQFVSDVAWGQLDYLVVDTPPGTSDEHMATVDALRPYSPLGALVVTTPQAVSVGDVRRELTFCRKTGLQVLGVVENMSGFVCPHCAECTNVFSRGGGEELATLAGVPFLGSVPLDPELCGSLEEGRDFIRDFPKSSAFPALFSIAQKVLSQAPARLS, encoded by the exons ATGG GGCCCGGAAACCTGGCAGGCGTCCGGCACATCCTCCTCGTGCTCTCGGGGAAGGGGGGCGTGGGGAAGAGCACCATCTCCGCGGAGCTGGCCTTGGCCCTGCGCCATGCCGGCAAGAAG GTGGGGATCCTCGACGTGGACCTGTGCGGCCCCAGCATCCCCCGCATGCTGCGGGCACAGGGCAGGGCTGTGCACCAGTGTGACGGCGGCTGGGTACCCGTCTTTGTGGACCAGGAGCAGAGCATCTCCCTCATGTCCGTGGGCTTCCTGCTGGAGAACCCCGACGAGGCCGTGGTGTGGAGGGGCCCCAAGAAGAACGGTAACGCCGCAGTCTGCCTTCCCGCTTCTCCCAGCTGCCCCCGTGGCACCCACAAGTCAATGCGGGAGTCCTGTGGGAGCTGCGCGCCGTCCGCCCCAGGGTTTTCGG CACTCATAAAGCAGTTCGTGTCTGATGTGGCCTGGGGGCAGCTGGACTACCTGGTCGTGGACACGCCGCCAGGAACCTCTGATGAGCACATGGCCACCGTGGACGCCCTGCGCCCCTACAGTCCCCTGGGGGCCCTCGTGGTCACTACACCCCAG GCGGTGTCGGTGGGGGACGTGAGGCGGGAGCTGACCTTCTGTCGGAAGACAGGGCTGCAGGTGCTCGGGGTCGTGGAGAACATGAGTGGCTTCGTCTGCCCACACTGCGCA GAGTGCACCAACGTCTTCTCCCGAGGAGGCGGGGAGGAGCTGGCCACGCTCGCCGGAGTCCCGTTCCTGG GCTCCGTGCCTCTGGACCCTGAGCTCTGCGGGAGTCTCGAGGAAGGGCGAGACTTCATCAGGGACTTCCCTAAGAGTTCTGCCTTCCCCGCGCTCTTCTCCATAGCCCAGAAGGTTCTGAGCCAGGCACCCGCTCGGCTCTCCTAA
- the NUBP2 gene encoding cytosolic Fe-S cluster assembly factor NUBP2 isoform X1 — protein sequence MGTAAGPGNLAGVRHILLVLSGKGGVGKSTISAELALALRHAGKKVGILDVDLCGPSIPRMLRAQGRAVHQCDGGWVPVFVDQEQSISLMSVGFLLENPDEAVVWRGPKKNGNAAVCLPASPSCPRGTHKSMRESCGSCAPSAPGFSALIKQFVSDVAWGQLDYLVVDTPPGTSDEHMATVDALRPYSPLGALVVTTPQAVSVGDVRRELTFCRKTGLQVLGVVENMSGFVCPHCAECTNVFSRGGGEELATLAGVPFLGSVPLDPELCGSLEEGRDFIRDFPKSSAFPALFSIAQKVLSQAPARLS from the exons ATGGGTACGGCGGCTG GGCCCGGAAACCTGGCAGGCGTCCGGCACATCCTCCTCGTGCTCTCGGGGAAGGGGGGCGTGGGGAAGAGCACCATCTCCGCGGAGCTGGCCTTGGCCCTGCGCCATGCCGGCAAGAAG GTGGGGATCCTCGACGTGGACCTGTGCGGCCCCAGCATCCCCCGCATGCTGCGGGCACAGGGCAGGGCTGTGCACCAGTGTGACGGCGGCTGGGTACCCGTCTTTGTGGACCAGGAGCAGAGCATCTCCCTCATGTCCGTGGGCTTCCTGCTGGAGAACCCCGACGAGGCCGTGGTGTGGAGGGGCCCCAAGAAGAACGGTAACGCCGCAGTCTGCCTTCCCGCTTCTCCCAGCTGCCCCCGTGGCACCCACAAGTCAATGCGGGAGTCCTGTGGGAGCTGCGCGCCGTCCGCCCCAGGGTTTTCGG CACTCATAAAGCAGTTCGTGTCTGATGTGGCCTGGGGGCAGCTGGACTACCTGGTCGTGGACACGCCGCCAGGAACCTCTGATGAGCACATGGCCACCGTGGACGCCCTGCGCCCCTACAGTCCCCTGGGGGCCCTCGTGGTCACTACACCCCAG GCGGTGTCGGTGGGGGACGTGAGGCGGGAGCTGACCTTCTGTCGGAAGACAGGGCTGCAGGTGCTCGGGGTCGTGGAGAACATGAGTGGCTTCGTCTGCCCACACTGCGCA GAGTGCACCAACGTCTTCTCCCGAGGAGGCGGGGAGGAGCTGGCCACGCTCGCCGGAGTCCCGTTCCTGG GCTCCGTGCCTCTGGACCCTGAGCTCTGCGGGAGTCTCGAGGAAGGGCGAGACTTCATCAGGGACTTCCCTAAGAGTTCTGCCTTCCCCGCGCTCTTCTCCATAGCCCAGAAGGTTCTGAGCCAGGCACCCGCTCGGCTCTCCTAA
- the NUBP2 gene encoding cytosolic Fe-S cluster assembly factor NUBP2 isoform X4: MLRAQGRAVHQCDGGWVPVFVDQEQSISLMSVGFLLENPDEAVVWRGPKKNGNAAVCLPASPSCPRGTHKSMRESCGSCAPSAPGFSALIKQFVSDVAWGQLDYLVVDTPPGTSDEHMATVDALRPYSPLGALVVTTPQAVSVGDVRRELTFCRKTGLQVLGVVENMSGFVCPHCAECTNVFSRGGGEELATLAGVPFLGSVPLDPELCGSLEEGRDFIRDFPKSSAFPALFSIAQKVLSQAPARLS; the protein is encoded by the exons ATGCTGCGGGCACAGGGCAGGGCTGTGCACCAGTGTGACGGCGGCTGGGTACCCGTCTTTGTGGACCAGGAGCAGAGCATCTCCCTCATGTCCGTGGGCTTCCTGCTGGAGAACCCCGACGAGGCCGTGGTGTGGAGGGGCCCCAAGAAGAACGGTAACGCCGCAGTCTGCCTTCCCGCTTCTCCCAGCTGCCCCCGTGGCACCCACAAGTCAATGCGGGAGTCCTGTGGGAGCTGCGCGCCGTCCGCCCCAGGGTTTTCGG CACTCATAAAGCAGTTCGTGTCTGATGTGGCCTGGGGGCAGCTGGACTACCTGGTCGTGGACACGCCGCCAGGAACCTCTGATGAGCACATGGCCACCGTGGACGCCCTGCGCCCCTACAGTCCCCTGGGGGCCCTCGTGGTCACTACACCCCAG GCGGTGTCGGTGGGGGACGTGAGGCGGGAGCTGACCTTCTGTCGGAAGACAGGGCTGCAGGTGCTCGGGGTCGTGGAGAACATGAGTGGCTTCGTCTGCCCACACTGCGCA GAGTGCACCAACGTCTTCTCCCGAGGAGGCGGGGAGGAGCTGGCCACGCTCGCCGGAGTCCCGTTCCTGG GCTCCGTGCCTCTGGACCCTGAGCTCTGCGGGAGTCTCGAGGAAGGGCGAGACTTCATCAGGGACTTCCCTAAGAGTTCTGCCTTCCCCGCGCTCTTCTCCATAGCCCAGAAGGTTCTGAGCCAGGCACCCGCTCGGCTCTCCTAA
- the IGFALS gene encoding insulin-like growth factor-binding protein complex acid labile subunit codes for MQPPRSPLRRLHPRHLGPMLAAGHGRVNGIGASRAGLGWAGRPRGAGCPGSGEIRGQAQPAPAEASSSRPACAPPRSRMALIRGGPVLAMLLVSWAALGPRGLQAAEPGVPGAPESLQCPAACTCGHDDYMDELSVFCSSRNLTSVPDGIPAGARALWLDGNNLSSIPEAAFQNLSSLGFLNLQGSGLASLEPRALLGLQQLRHLHLERNQLRGLGAHTFLHTPGLASLGLSNNMLGRVDEGLFRGLADLWDLHLGWNGLAVLPDAAFQGLASLRELVLAGNKLAYLQPPLFCGLGELRELDLSRNALRSVKANVFVKLPKLQKLYLDHNVIAAVAPGAFLGMKALRWLDLSHNRVAGLLEDTFPGLLGLHVLRLSHNAIAGLRPRTFRDLHFLEELRLGHNRIRQLPDKAFEGLGQLEVLTLNDNQIREIEAGAFVGLLSVAVMNLSGNCLRSLPERTFQGLGRLHSLHLERGCLGRVRPHAFAGLSGLRRLFLKHNGITAVDEQGLWGLAELLELDLTANRLTHLPARAFQGLGKLEYLLLSGNQLAALAADSLRPLRRLFWLDVSHNRLEALPDGELAELGQLRYLSLTNNSLRIFTPPATGLERLWLGENPWDCSCALGALRALALREPGVVPRLVQAAPEGDDGQPPIYVSNNITCAGPPGVSGLDLRDVTDAHFAQC; via the exons ATGcagccccccaggtcccccctGCGCCGTCTGCATCCTAGACACTTGGGGCCGATGCTGGCCGCTGGGCACGGGAGGGTTAATGGAATCGGGGCCAgtcgggctgggctgggctgggctggccgGCCACGGGGTGCTGGCTGCCCCGGCAGTGGGGAAATCAGAGGGCAGGCGCAGCCGGCCCCAGCAGAAGCATCCAGCTCAAGGCCTGCCTGCGCTCCGCCCCGCAGCCGGATGGCCCTGATCAGAG GAGGCCCGGTCCTGGCCATGCTGCTGGTCTCCTGGGCAGCGCTGGGCCCTCGCGGCCTGCAGGCAGCAGAGCCCGGGGTTCCAGGGGCCCCCGAGAGCCTGCAGTGCCCGGCCGCCTGCACCTGCGGCCACGACGACTACATGGACGAGCTCAGCGTCTTCTGCAGCTCCCGGAACCTCACGAGTGTGCCCGATGGCATCCCGGCCGGTGCCAGGGCCCTGTGGCTGGATGGCAACAACCTGTCCTCCATCCCCGAGGCGGCCTTCCAGAACCTCTCCAGCCTGGGCTTCCTGAACCTACAGGGCAGCGGGCTGGCCAGCCTGGAGCCGCGGGCACTGCTCGGCCTGCAGCAGCTCCGCCACCTACACCTGGAGCGGAACCAGCTGCGCGGCCTGGGGGCCCACACCTTCCTGCACACGCCGGGCCTGGCCTCGCTCGGCCTCAGCAACAACATGCTGGGCCGGGTGGACGAGGGCCTCTTCCGGGGCCTGGCCGACCTCTGGGACCTGCACCTGGGCTGGAACGGCCTGGCCGTGCTCCCCGACGCCGCCTTCCAGGGCCTGGCCAGCCTGCGCGAGCTGGTGCTGGCGGGCAACAAGCTGGCCTACCTGCAGCCCCCACTCTTCTGCGGCCTGGGGGAGCTCCGGGAGCTGGACCTGAGCAGGAACGCCCTGCGCAGCGTCAAGGCCAACGTGTTCGTCAAGCTGCCCAAGCTGCAGAAGCTCTACCTGGACCACAACGTCATCGCTGCTGTGGCGCCCGGTGCCTTCCTGGGCATGAAGGCGCTGCGCTGGCTGGACCTGTCGCACAACCGCGTGGCCGGCCTCCTGGAGGACACCTTCCCTGGCCTGCTGGGCCTGCACGTCCTGCGCCTGTCACACAACGCCATTGCCGGCCTGCGGCCGCGCACCTTCCGAGATCTGCACTTCCTGGAGGAGCTGCGGCTCGGCCACAACCGCATCCGGCAGCTGCCTGACAAGGCCTTCGAGGGCCTGGGCCAGCTGGAGGTGCTGACACTCAACGACAACCAGATCCGTGAGATCGAGGCAGGCGCCTTTGTCGGCCTGCTCAGCGTGGCTGTCATGAACCTGTCTGGGAACTGCCTGCGGAGCCTCCCCGAGCGCACCTTCCAGGGCCTGGGCCGGCTGCACAGCCTCCACCTGGAGCGCGGCTGCCTGGGCCGTGTCCGCCCGCACGCCTTCGCTGGCCTGTCGGGGCTGCGGCGGCTCTTCCTCAAGCACAACGGCATCACAGCCGTGGACGAGCAGGGCCTGTGGGGGCTGGCGGAGCTGCTGGAGCTGGACCTCACAGCCAACCGGCTCACGCACCTGCCGGCGCGGGCCTTCCAGGGCCTGGGCAAGCTGGAGTACCTGCTGCTCTCGGGCAACCAGCTGGCGGCGCTGGCGGCCGACTCCCTGCGGCCCCTGCGGCGTCTCTTCTGGCTGGACGTGTCGCACAACCGCCTGGAGGCGCTGCCGGATGGCGAGCTGGCCGAGCTGGGGCAGCTGCGCTACCTGAGCCTCACCAACAACTCCCTGCGGATCTTCACGCCGCCGGCCACCGGCCTGGAGCGCCTCTGGCTTGGGGAAAACCCCTGGGACTGCAGCTGCGCACTCGGTGCCCTCAGGGCCTTGGCTCTGCGGGAGCCGGGCGTCGTGCCGCGCCTCGTCCAGGCCGCGCCCGAGGGGGACGATGGCCAGCCGCCCATCTATGTTTCCAACAACATCACCTGCGCCGGCCCCCCGGGCGTCTCAGGCCTCGACCTGCGTGACGTCACCGACGCCCACTTTGCTCAGTGCTGA